A stretch of Cytophagales bacterium DNA encodes these proteins:
- a CDS encoding FtsX-like permease family protein, with translation MNLKQPHQPPFLAHWLLNKFLSKYLLEEIEGDLQEVYQDRIASKGRLYASLMYWIDMLHLSVGFMGKEVRPMNNWSMFKHYFVISCRNLSKDKGYSLVNISSLAVGMGICLALAQYIFSEFNHDPSLRDHPHIYRLTLERSLEGSLEDRDLLTAHSLGTIASEEIQGIASFTRLYVPDEGAFVSRYDQRPISMDPSEIYYVDRNFLDFFHLKLQLGDPSHALDDLFNVVISERISKRHFGNSNPIGQTLSIGGGASHGDYLVTGVIADQPENSHLQFDFLFPIKNFITYGWMGAVKRNPHIPWFVNYFELSPHADKTIIQQRIDEIIHRHKPEWNPELMLTESSSLQPISDIHLDNNRYANGDYVTNKGNPSDLNSYLIIAAIILVIAWFNYINLSTAQSMKRAGEVGIRKSMGANRAELVFQFLSEAVTINLLAAICGLGISFLALEILGDLLGKELSFTLFSKFEFWLITSLSLLGGALISGIYPAFIMSGHQPISMLSGKTNLISPKYNLRQVLVTFQFLISILLIAGTFLIYKQIDYMQNEDLGMDIDQVLVVHGPKHIEVLDGGPQLTDYEGLQAFKKYNRKMYKIFRDEVQKIPAVGSITGSWYVPGDPNFDLQDDIRRWGSPESENQTVRLVQTGLDFIKTYNLKLIAGKEFTPDLFDSRAIILNEKAVQAFGFDSPEEAVGDQLYFRKPLKIVGVVKDFHWHSLKEDHFPWIIWLTGSTPGYLSMKLNALNLEKTIPQIQEIYDQLYPGNPFEYFFMDVQFNQQYQSELQFRNLFLSLTVLAILIACIGLFAMISYAVTLKVKEIGIRKVLGASLTQLMILLSKEYFRLLALAIILALPLISFIGDKWLENYAFRTNPGPDLYIIPGCILILIAILTVSHRTLVAAQANPVDSLRAE, from the coding sequence ATGAATCTAAAACAACCACATCAGCCTCCGTTTTTAGCACATTGGTTATTAAACAAATTTTTAAGTAAGTACCTGCTCGAAGAAATAGAAGGCGATTTACAAGAAGTATATCAGGATAGGATTGCCAGTAAAGGACGACTCTATGCCTCACTCATGTATTGGATAGACATGCTACACCTTTCAGTTGGCTTCATGGGAAAAGAAGTAAGGCCTATGAATAACTGGTCAATGTTTAAGCATTACTTCGTGATCTCTTGCCGCAACCTCTCAAAGGATAAAGGATATTCCCTCGTCAATATTTCCAGTCTGGCAGTGGGCATGGGCATCTGTTTGGCCCTGGCTCAGTATATTTTCTCTGAATTCAATCACGACCCTAGCCTGCGTGACCATCCACACATTTATAGACTTACATTGGAAAGAAGCCTGGAAGGTTCGCTGGAAGACAGAGATTTGTTAACTGCTCATTCACTTGGCACGATTGCTAGCGAAGAAATTCAAGGAATTGCCTCATTTACCCGGTTATATGTCCCCGATGAAGGTGCTTTTGTTTCTCGCTATGATCAAAGGCCAATCAGCATGGACCCAAGCGAGATTTACTATGTAGACCGGAATTTCCTTGATTTCTTTCACCTGAAGCTACAATTGGGGGATCCCAGTCATGCACTGGACGATCTATTCAATGTGGTGATCTCTGAACGAATTTCGAAAAGGCATTTCGGAAATAGCAACCCAATCGGGCAAACGCTTAGCATTGGTGGTGGTGCCTCACATGGTGACTATCTGGTCACCGGAGTAATTGCAGATCAACCAGAAAACAGCCATTTACAATTTGACTTTCTATTTCCCATCAAGAATTTCATAACATACGGTTGGATGGGAGCTGTCAAGCGCAATCCGCATATCCCCTGGTTTGTGAATTACTTTGAACTATCTCCTCACGCAGACAAAACGATCATTCAACAGCGAATCGATGAGATCATTCATCGGCACAAACCCGAATGGAATCCTGAATTGATGCTCACGGAAAGCTCGTCACTACAACCAATATCAGACATTCATCTTGATAATAATCGCTATGCCAATGGCGACTATGTAACTAACAAAGGGAATCCTTCAGACCTGAACAGCTACTTGATCATTGCCGCAATCATTTTGGTCATTGCGTGGTTCAATTATATCAATCTCTCAACCGCTCAATCCATGAAACGAGCCGGAGAAGTTGGGATAAGAAAATCAATGGGTGCCAATAGAGCCGAATTGGTGTTTCAATTTCTTTCCGAAGCGGTTACCATCAACTTGCTGGCAGCTATTTGTGGACTAGGGATAAGCTTCCTCGCGCTGGAAATTCTCGGAGATCTACTTGGGAAAGAACTATCCTTCACGCTGTTCTCTAAATTCGAATTCTGGCTCATAACAAGCCTTTCCCTGTTGGGCGGTGCACTGATTTCTGGTATTTACCCTGCATTTATTATGTCCGGACATCAACCCATTAGCATGTTATCGGGCAAAACGAATCTGATTTCTCCTAAATACAACTTACGTCAGGTGCTGGTTACCTTCCAATTCCTGATCTCCATTCTGTTGATCGCAGGGACCTTCCTGATCTATAAACAAATTGATTACATGCAAAATGAGGACCTGGGCATGGACATAGATCAGGTATTGGTTGTTCATGGCCCCAAACATATTGAAGTCTTGGACGGAGGGCCTCAACTGACTGACTATGAAGGATTACAGGCTTTTAAAAAGTACAACCGAAAAATGTACAAGATCTTTCGGGATGAAGTACAGAAAATACCGGCTGTCGGTTCAATAACAGGCTCCTGGTATGTACCCGGCGATCCTAATTTTGATCTTCAGGATGACATCCGACGATGGGGATCACCAGAAAGTGAAAACCAAACCGTAAGACTCGTACAAACAGGACTTGACTTCATAAAGACCTATAATCTGAAGTTGATTGCCGGAAAAGAATTCACACCAGATCTATTTGACAGTCGGGCAATTATACTCAATGAAAAGGCGGTCCAGGCTTTTGGATTTGATTCTCCCGAAGAAGCCGTTGGCGATCAATTGTACTTCAGGAAACCACTCAAAATTGTGGGAGTAGTCAAAGACTTTCATTGGCATTCGCTTAAAGAAGATCATTTCCCTTGGATCATTTGGCTAACAGGTTCCACACCCGGATACCTTTCGATGAAATTAAATGCACTCAACCTGGAAAAGACCATTCCGCAAATTCAAGAGATCTATGATCAATTATATCCTGGAAATCCATTTGAATACTTCTTTATGGATGTTCAATTCAATCAGCAGTATCAGTCGGAACTTCAATTCAGGAATCTGTTTCTGTCCTTAACGGTCTTGGCGATCCTCATCGCTTGTATCGGCCTGTTTGCCATGATCTCATACGCGGTGACCCTAAAAGTGAAAGAAATAGGCATTCGAAAAGTGTTGGGAGCTTCCTTGACACAACTTATGATCTTACTGTCAAAAGAATACTTCCGATTATTGGCACTTGCCATTATCCTCGCACTTCCATTGATTTCATTTATTGGAGATAAATGGCTGGAAAACTATGCCTTCAGGACGAACCCCGGTCCTGATCTCTACATCATTCCCGGATGTATCCTGATTTTGATTGCTATACTCACGGTAAGTCACCGGACCCTTGTCGCTGCTCAAGCTAACCCAGTTGATTCTTTGAGGGCAGAATAA